The sequence AAGCTGTACATATTTGAAGAgtcaacaaaaaaatttaagccAACCACATCTTCATTTCCATGAAGTTCAACTTGTAATTATCAAACAAACTTTACAATCTTTTCCGTCAGCAATAAGGAGAGTAATACCTTTTTCTCCcctattcaaatattaaaatcaatataaaaaatttaatatttgaaCCAAAGACCACGactcatttcaaattttatcCTCTAAATCAGTTAGGTTGCTAAAAATAATCTTCAATCAaaaaatttttccaaaaatttaaaaaaaattcgatgaTAATTTGGTTCAAGTATTTTTGTTTCCTATCACAAATTtcgttttttgttttaaaaaagaaTGATGTGTATATTAAACGTATGAATTTGTGTTCCAAATAAGCCAATCCACGAGGCCCACTAGCAATtatattttagtattatttgcaataaataaatgaataaacCAATAATAAATACAACTCACCGGGGACCTGTCCCAATGAGAACACTGAGCCTTCGACAGTTcaatttctttatttttctctTTAATTTCTCAGACAACGCAGCTGATTCAACGTACCGACACCCTTAAATCGCCCAACGGCCAACGGAGTTATTTCCGCCGCCGTGGGGAGTTGTACACGCCGGATTCCACCTGCTTTCCATACCCTTTGTTGCTCTACAAATTTGTCGTTGTTAAGAAATCTTGAAATTGCTTCTGCCGCGTGATTGGCGGGAGTTTGGAGTTTGTCTGGatcttggattttggttttcaCAGCTCTGAAATGATTGGAGCTCATTAGGTTgcagtttttttttgtttgtttagtGGGTTTTTAGTCGACTGAGTTCGGATCAAGTGTGCGGATATAGATACAGAGGCTCCGTGGTTTGTTTGTAGATAATATACTCGTAGAGAAATAATGGGTGTTTCGGATAATACGAGGGGGTTGATTTTGGCAATGCTGTCGAGTTTGTTCATCGGGGCGAGTTTTATTTTGAAGAAGAAAGGTCTACAGAGGGCAGCTGCTGCTGGTACTCGAGCAGGTATAGTTTTCATATAACTAAATGCCCACGAATTTCTGTTGTTCCATCGGTAAAGATATTAGCTTTTTGCTGTTTATGTTGACTTGTTTAAATAGATCTGTGATGCATCTATTTTTTGAAGGGGGCAAGCGTTTTGGAGCTTTGGTGAGGGGTATAATAATTTCTTGGCTGATCTGTCGATAAATTTCAAGCTGACGAATTCTGCAGTCAATGAATCTTGTGTAGGATTGATGGATGCAAAATTTGGAAACAAGGGTGTTCAAAATTTTGCACATTTATCTGGTGGGATTGGGTATTGTGAGTAATGTGATTAAACGATAGGCTAAAGTATTTGTTTGggaactcaagaaacaagaatAGATAGAGTCTGATCTGCAGCAATTTTGTTGTGTTCTAGGATGATATTTGAGACATTTCTGTTTACCAATTCTGAAAAATTCTTGTTTGGCTTGCCAAATGGTGCTAAAAGTCTTTACGGTATTCATATTGTAAAATGTTAATCGATTTTCTTACGCTGCATTATGTATCAATTTATTTGCTATACATTCACAATTTGTGCATTTCATGTTGTAGGATAAATTTATTTGCTATACATTCACAATTTGTGCATTTCATGTTGTAGGATTTGGTGGCTACACTTACTTACTCGAGCCTCTTTGGTGGGCGGGTATGATTACAAGTAAGTGAGATTTGTGCATTTGTTCTCCTTTTGCATCCCGATTGCTACGAGAAGGCGGATATTCTGACATTCTGATCAATATGTTGATAATTTTCTTGTCTTTCTTATAGTGATTGCTGGAGAGGTGGCCAATTTTGTTGCTTATATTTACGCGCCAGCTGTTCTTGTGACCCCCCTTGGTGCATTGAGTATTATCATTAGGTACATTGTTCATGATTTCTGACCTCTGTTACATTTGACGAAATTAAACATTTAGATAGATTTCTTTTTTATATCTGTGTAACTAACCATTTTCATGCATCTgaaaagtgcttttttggcaCACTTTATGTTGAAGGAACGATTGCAAAAGTTGGGTGTATTGGGATGTGTGACTTGCATTGTAGGATCTATAATCATCGTCATTCATGCTCCTCAAGAACGTACTCCATCTTCTGTACAAGAAGTCTGGTTATTGGCTACTCAACCAGGTCTCTCTCTATTTCTCCTTTTTTTTTGCCTCTCTTACGAAATGTAATAGTTATAAAGTTATTCGACCCTTGCTCATATCTGCTCGTTCTTTGTTTACAGCATTTATGATATATGTAGCCGCTACGGTATCCATGGTGCTAGTGTTAATGCTGCATTTCGAGCCTCTCTATGGACAGACAAACATACTTGTTTACTTGGGGATTTGTTCCTTAATGGGTGCTCTCACGGTATCGCTTTCCCATCATGTTCATGAAGAGCTTTTGTTCATTTTGTGGTTACTTACTCTCCTACATTGTTCCATGGAGAGGCTTCTCTTTATTGCTTATTCGATATATATTCATACAGGTTGTGAGCATAAAGGCAATTGGAATTGCGATAAAGCTTACCTTGGAGGGGATAAATCAATTTGGATATGCTCAGACTTGGTTTTTTCTTTCTGTAGCAGTAATTTTTGTGATTACGCAACTGAATTATTTGAACAAGGTAATCGTAAGATAATAATTTGGCAAGGTTCTTGATTCGAAGCTTTCACCTATTATTTGTGTTGATGCCTTCACAACTACCACTTGATTAATAAGTATCCAAATTAAGCAGTAGAACTTGTGTAGATTATCTGCCTTCATCATGTGCTTGCTAAACATCTCAACACAAGTTTCCTTCTTTCGGTCATCCAGGGTTTGGGTCCATTAATCTACAAGATTGCCTCTTCTTTAAACTAGATACAAAATCCTTGTGTCCTGAAACTTTTGTTAGTCTATTTCTCAACCTCATTCTGTGGTTGGTATGTTCAGGCGCTCGACACTTTCAATGCTGCCATAGTTTCTCCAATTTATTACGTGATGTTCACTACTCTGACCATTATCGCTAGTGTGATAATGTTTAAGGTAATAATTTTGTTCAAAATCTAATTTCACCAAGACTACGTAGCTTTCGATTGATGCGCTATCAAGACTCTTGCCTTGTTTCACAGGATTGGTCTGGTCAGAATCTGAGCAGCATAACCTCTGAGTTATGTGGATTTATAACTATCCTCACCGGTACGTTGATACTTCATATGACAAGAGAAGAGGAGGCACCTAGTACAACAGGTATGAGCCTGTAGCATATCCTTTTTAAGTCCGAGGTTCACTGTCATGGGACACAATTGTTACAAGCTGTTAAATAAACAAGTAGCATGTGTGAAGTATTATGCATGTAAGAAAGATGTTCGTTAATCAACGCAGGAACGATAACATGGTATGATGGAGATCAATCAAAAGGATTAGAGGAAGCTCATTTTATCACATTACGCGGTTCAGATTACTTTAATTAAGCATTTCTTGCCTTAGGAGATAAACATGAGACATTAATCTCTGATGAATGAATTTGTGGTCGCAACCAAGTCATTTTTCATGGAAAAAACATGTGTGGGACAAGGCGAGCATGCTGCGCCTTGCCTTGGATGGATTGAGGCAAAGGCGAAATAATTCTACGGTTGGGAGGGTTCGAGACTATTTCGAATCTTTGCAGAGTGATTTttcatcaagaactctcctcaaGGTTGTAAATATGTATCTGTGGTCTGtacttgttattattattatttgttagaAGGTTTTGTAAGGTGGTTGTTATTTTGTTCATTACCTCAGTTTTGATGGTGCAATGTTATCAGTGGCATCGGAAGATGTTTAACATAGTTTGATTTTTATGTAATACAAAGATTCGTTTTAATGAAATCCTTttcatctcaaaaaaaaaaaaaaaaagattcgtTTTAAAAGAGGCGCACTCTTTGGCAAAAATACACGTAATTTACACATGATTAAAAAGTGGATGGATTCGATTAATTTTCTCTATCTATTCTTTAAATATGTTCGATAAAGTCCTTTTGAATCATGGTGTGTAATTTTTGGTTCTTAATATTTACATGTCGCTCCATAAAGATATGGACTCTACACTGTAGAGTCTACAGTAGGCGTtaactttagatttattttgattttgttttgtttagaATTTTGGTTTATCCTTTATACTTGATATTTTGTATTGTGGTATTTGGatgtgtttttaaaatttaaatatgctTTGATATGATTGATGacgttttaaaatttgaattttaaaggTTTCtcgtatttaaattttattgataaTTTGTTAGGCTTGAAACGCTCAGATGGTATTTGTCAATGTTTGAATATGTGTTGAGTTTGTGTCGGGTTCGTTTCCAATAAGTTACCTTGTTAATAATTGATAAATTGCCGCGTGCTTTGTTTATAGTGTGTGAAAACAATTTTTGCGAGATCTCAGAAACTTAACTGAACTAACAAAAAAGAATGTGCGATGCAAATTTATACCAACaaaatatatatgaattaaaaacatatatatagttaaaaaattaaatttttgaagcttgtgttataaaaaaaatgataatataATAAGCATAACAcatataaaacaatatgaattgaagaaaaaaatatttatacatcCACAAATCATACAATAAAAAAGAGTTACAAAACAtaataaatcaataatttaGATAAATATATAATGATAACTAATGATCACATTAATATGTATCAAACTATAATGTTCATAACTAACCAATAAAGAGAgtctataaaaaaatttaacatatAACATTAAGTTAAATTATCTTCTATCTTGTTAATTTCTTTTGTACATTTATATGAAAGAGAtaagtaatttatttttaattgttcatAATTATTGGTTCTTAGAAACTATTGGATATTGTACTACTGCTTTTATTAAtttcatttaaattaatttaatttaatttaatttttaatatatcatGATACTTGGTTTATTACCAATAAATtagaatattaataaaaaaaatttgaccaagtttttatattttttcccTGATTTCCAAATTGTATAATTTCAGATAATGATTATATATTAGGTGGTATTCTGCTAACTACAATTATGATGTAATTTTATGAACttcatttaataaattataaattaaattaactatATATTTTATTAGGTACAATTATGTTAGGACAATTATATCACTCAAATTAAtttgatataataaattataaaatgtgaaaaatagaataaactattgaaaatatcaaattagatttaagtttaattgtttattatttttttcattttatcgatattaattatttatccattaaattagtATAATTTCATGTGATACTAATAGGCCATATATCAACTCATTTTttgattaataaataaaaaaaaattgttaccaAAAAGACgtctaaaaaattaaaactcgGTGGTCATTGTTTTTTTAACATTCATTGCATGTCATTACAATTATATTGATATATTGGGGCAAAATCCCGGTTCAGCcctaaatgtttggacacaTTCCCGGTTCAatcctaaatgtttggacatTCTCGGTTGGGGAaaatcccggttcagtcctaaatgtttagacacattcccggttcagtcctaaatgtttggacgTTCCCGATTTCATCCCAAATGTTTCCCAAAAATTTCTGGTTTGCTCCCAAATGTTTTTATGTTCCCGGTTTGGTCCCAAATGTTTTCAAAAAGCTCccagttcagtcctaaatgtatTACGTTCCAGATTTCGtcccaaatattttttaaaagttatcGGTTTGGTCCttccatctacaaacaaagCGTGATAAAAAAGACACTTACAAACAAAAGACaaagttaaataaaatagaagccgataataataataataataataataataataataataataataataataataataataataataataataataataataatgtctttcaaatgaaaatataatctaaattatgcaaaataaaattatagaataaaaTAATAGTAAAATTTTCTCACAtcctaattttttaatttataaaaagagttttaaaaagatatttttttCCATCCTCCAAATTTTTCCTTAAATGTGCAAACATCATGAATgagaatataacaaaattaatagaaatgtgaaataacatcattaaattttaattcattaagttccgtttattttatttaagtttttattttgtagcatcatgaatttaatattatcattttgaacattgtgtaaaattgatttaaatttggataaaaactctaataaaattttgttttatttacaaGTTGtgtaatgttaaatatataataaataatataaaactcaatcaTAAATGATAAACACTACGTGATGTTAGTTTTAACACACGATGTAGATGGAAGGATCAAACCGGGAACTTTTGGGAAATATCTGGGACGAAATCggcaatgtaaaaatatttaggactgaaccgagaacttttggaaaatatttgggaccaaaccgggaacgtaaaaacatttaggactgaaccggaaaTTTTTGGGAAACATTTGGGATGAAACCGAGAATGtccaaatatttaggactgaactgagaatgtgtccaaacatttaggactgaaccgggatttTGCCCAATTTCCAGCAACATACTCCCATTGCCCTCGTGTCTTTTCTGAGTTTGCAAGAATCCCACCAACCAAAACAACTGATAGAGGCAATCCTCTGCAATTCATGGCAATCTTCTCTCCAGTCTTCTCCAATTCAATAGGGCAACATTCCTCCGCAAATATGCTTTTACAAAGTAGCTCCCAGCTTTTCTCCTTGTCCAGAAAATTAATCCGAAAGGCACACCAGCCAAAATTAGCAGCCAAGTCTGATAACCTCGTTGTTATCACTATTCGACTTCCATTTTCGTCAATGGTAAAGAATAATTTTACATCCTCCCATGCTTCAGCGCTCCACATATCATCCATTACAACCAAATATCTTCTTCCAAACAAACCTTTGTACAATTCGAGTCCCAACTCATCTTCATTTCTTTGACTCATTACTCTTTGACTCATTTCCGGTTCCAATCCAGACCATCTACACTCGGTTCACTCATTTTTCCAGTAGACAACAATGATATTTTATCCGCATCAGTTTTTCCAACACATCTGAGAGCTTCTAAAAGAATATCTCGAAAACTATAATGTTGCGATATGGTAACCCAAAAACGAATGTCAAAGTGTTGCACAATGCATAAATTATCATAAACATTTTTAGCAAGCGTCGTCTTACCAATACCACACATCCCTATGATTGGAAGAATCTGTCGAGTAGGTTGCTGTTCTGTGAGCCGTTCCATTATTTCAATCAATGCTTCATCAAAACCGACCATGGTGAAGTTCCTGGTGGGAGCAGGTTTAGGTTTAGGTAAAATAGTACTGGATATTGGAATTTCAGGCTTCGAATAATCTTTTATAGCTATCGTCTCCTGAATCTTGAGAACCTGTTGCTTGATTAAATCCATGGTCTTCTATGGGTTTGGCCAAATCTTGATACAAGTCACTATCGGCACTCTCATCATCTTTGCTACTCCTGGTTCGTGCTGCAAGGATTCGGTCTGCTATATGCGATTCAAGGGAATCTTCTGCTGCCGAAGCTGCTTCAATAATTTGATTTTCCAAATCTCTTTCTGGTACATTGCAGCCTCTGCGAGGATAAATTTCCAGAAATCGTCGCAAGAAACCGACATTTTCGTAATTGTTCCTGGTCGAAAGTGATTGGaggggtttttttttatttttactgtaaaaaaataaataaattttaaaaatatcgtaaaataaaaaaatttcacaaatatcgTAAAACTTCACATTTGACAGCGGGCGATCATATACACGTATTGTCAGCTGCATTATTTCTTCCGCCCACCTCTATTATTTCTTTCGGCCCACCTCTATTATTGTTTACTTCAATTTCAATTTCTATGTATATGTACAAAgaacttttctttttctttctccATTTTCTTTCACGGCATTTGTTCATCTTTCTCCATTGTTCGTCCAATTACAAATTCAAGAGTAGTTTTGGAATTCTTGCAACAAGAGTTTTTTTTTACATCAATTTTTCGAGTTTTCTTCGCCCTCTCGAAAACGTTATCCGACCAACCGTGGTTTTTCACAGTTGTTCACGGCCGCCGATCGTTGTTTAAGCTAGGAGGAAGATATTTAGGTTGGTTggagctctatttcaaaacttgGAGGTAAATTAGAGACTAAAGTTTTGAAATTTGGGTGTTTTGGTTCAATTGAGTtcctataattaaaatatgtttaATTGTTGGTTGTAGGTACTTAAAAAAGCCATTTGGaggtaaaaattatttttcagatttttttaagcattattttgaattttaggtttattttaataatatgttttagtatatgttttaaatttcttcttttttataattacatatattatctaaatataataaaaattaaatgtatTATGTATTGTAAAGGATAGTTATGTTacgtattgttattattttaatcttataatatatatatatatatatatatataaactttattattgttattgttattatattagatatatatgcatatatattacCTTATTATTGATAtactatataaatatagattatattatattatatatatatatatatatatatatatatatatatttgaacaaATTAATCAGCTTTGATGAATATATATACTTTATTGTTAACGTTATTATATtagatatatatgcatatagacATATATTGTTATGTCTATAGATGaacatttattatattttattttatttttattttttgttattttgtaattttataatATGTGTTTATTGGTTTGCATTATATAATTGTTAGTATATTTGTCAAGATGACAACAAATCGAGGGCCAATAGATTCCAGTGTGCTATATTTACAAGCAACACATATGTCGTCAGCAGTTTCTACAAATACAATTGATGACATAGTTCGAGTCAAACGATCAGATAATTTGATTTGGTAGTTATTTAATGATCATGGTTTGCACAGTCGTGTGATTACATATTTGAATAACATGGGGTTttatggtgttttgttgtgtGGATCTCGACAATTTGATAATCATTTAATTACTGCTTTGGTTGAACGATGGCGACGTGAAACACATACCTTTCATTTTAGATGTGGTGAAGCAACCATCACTTTACAGGATATTTCCATTATTTGGGGTCTGCCTATTGATGGTGAGCCTGTAATTGGTATAGATGTTTCATACAGAGTTGAAGAGTGGCAGCATATATGTTTGAGTTTATTGGGATTTACGCCACTGACGTCGCATTTCAAAGGTGGTCACTTATCGATGACCGCTTTATATGAGTATTGCATGGCTGCACATATCGATGATAATAGTCCAGACATAGATGTCGTAAAATATACCCTTTATGTAGCATTAATGATTATTGGAGGAATCATGGTTCCGGATTATCAAGGAGGATCTATTAGATTGATTTTTTTGCAACTACTTCGGGATATTGAACGCATCAGATCTTATAGTTGGGAAAGTGCAGTTCTGGCATTCCTATATCGTGAGTTATGCAATGAAACACGGATAGAAAAAGCTATAATATCTGGGCCTCTATTTATCTTACAGGTataaatttttaagttcatcTAATATCACATTATAATAAtttctaatttaatttattactgATGGCAGGTATGGGCATGGAGCAGGATTATATTTGTTAATCCTGATATGAATGGATTATCTCTTACTGTGCGTCAAAATGAATTCGAGGAAAATATTCCATATGCTCCTTATGGTGCACGgtaatatttgaaaaatattagcattgtataaattacaaattcattttgtaataattttaataatcttTTTTTATTGTAGGTGGTCAAATGTGTTTAGTTACACTCATTCACCAACGCACGCTGTTAGAATTATAAGGGATTGCTTCGATCGTATGACTAATGTCGAGGTGCGTTATTGGATTATTGAAACTTTACAacaattatattaatttatatttattaattaaaaatgattttattattattatgcagTTTAACTGGATAGTTTACAACAAAAAAGATGTTGATGTTAAAGCGATCATTAGTACATACGATAATAGAATCTGGCGATGTGTTTGTCCTCTGATTTGTTTTGATATTGTGGAGATGCATCGTCCTGACCGGGTCTTGAGGCAGTTCAAAATGCGACAATCTATTCCTAGGCCTGCAGTTGACAACGATAACCTACACACTGTTAATAGAACATGTCATCGCAACACGGATTGGAGAGAGTATCATAAAGATGCAATTATTCTTTGGAATGAAAAATTGAGTAATGCTGCCCGAGGcgaactgaaagagtgggtgcccggttagccaacttgtggctaagggcttttatgactctatgtataaacaatctttgtttaataaaatttatattcattaatggcattttctttgtctttcttcatattgttatattgtgatatactattgatgttttgataaagaccttgaatatactatagtgtaagtaagatgagatagtgaataaagagagatcactattatgaaacatatcttatagtcactgtatattctaaacagttcctagtcaattgagccgtccgataataaggataaggattgctcgagatcaagactagcatttgtgatgccaagtaccacgtttcattggtaatggacatggagatgttcaaagcatgcaaatggatattcatatgatgaatgatcgaactaccctattagaacttttcaagtggttatcacttatcgagtggataaagtccgcggttttggttgtataccattagtccttactacttgaaacatcattgagactctatatgctagtactgtactttgactcgtttatcgactctattggggccatcaggtgtcgggattgggtacagttatgaaacatataggagtcgatgttttgttgtcaaggattcgccacatacttgcgagtgtggatatcctatgcgatctgaggtgtagtagcccgtaaccaaaatcagtaattaagggattaatcataattacttgaatagagctcggaagctccgaaggtaggttcggaagttccgaacaggatcggaagctccgatgcaggatcggaagctccgatcatattacgtcaggcatgaagATTgactagatcggaagctccgatcacccctatccgaagtcaacaagtgatattttgacacgtggcagatcaggatcttcagaagctccgatggcaggatcggacgttccgatcgttgtctataaatagagagccgaggcttcatttccaattgccaattccgagtgtttccctctcctttctagtctattcaagttgttctagccttc comes from Henckelia pumila isolate YLH828 chromosome 4, ASM3356847v2, whole genome shotgun sequence and encodes:
- the LOC140864734 gene encoding serine/threonine-protein phosphatase 7 long form homolog isoform X2, producing the protein MTALYEYCMAAHIDDNSPDIDVVKYTLYVALMIIGGIMVPDYQGGSIRLIFLQLLRDIERIRSYSWESAVLAFLYRELCNETRIEKAIISGPLFILQVWAWSRIIFVNPDMNGLSLTVRQNEFEENIPYAPYGARWSNVFSYTHSPTHAVRIIRDCFDRMTNVEFNWIVYNKKDVDVKAIISTYDNRIWRCVCPLICFDIVEMHRPDRVLRQFKMRQSIPRPAVDNDNLHTVNRTCHRNTDWREYHKDAIILWNEKLSNAARGELKEWVPG
- the LOC140861048 gene encoding disease resistance protein RPP13-like — encoded protein: MSQRVMSQRNEDELGLELYKGLFGRRYLVVMDDMWSAEAWEDVKLFFTIDENGSRIVITTRLSDLAANFGWCAFRINFLDKEKSWELLCKSIFAEECCPIELEKTGEKIAMNCRGLPLSVVLVGGILANSEKTRGQWEYVAGNWMEGPNR
- the LOC140894661 gene encoding probable magnesium transporter NIPA6; translated protein: MGVSDNTRGLILAMLSSLFIGASFILKKKGLQRAAAAGTRAGFGGYTYLLEPLWWAGMITMIAGEVANFVAYIYAPAVLVTPLGALSIIISAFLAHFMLKERLQKLGVLGCVTCIVGSIIIVIHAPQERTPSSVQEVWLLATQPAFMIYVAATVSMVLVLMLHFEPLYGQTNILVYLGICSLMGALTVVSIKAIGIAIKLTLEGINQFGYAQTWFFLSVAVIFVITQLNYLNKALDTFNAAIVSPIYYVMFTTLTIIASVIMFKDWSGQNLSSITSELCGFITILTGTLILHMTREEEAPSTTGTITWYDGDQSKGLEEAHFITLRGSDYFN
- the LOC140864734 gene encoding serine/threonine-protein phosphatase 7 long form homolog isoform X1, whose product is MGFYGVLLCGSRQFDNHLITALVERWRRETHTFHFRCGEATITLQDISIIWGLPIDGEPVIGIDVSYRVEEWQHICLSLLGFTPLTSHFKGGHLSMTALYEYCMAAHIDDNSPDIDVVKYTLYVALMIIGGIMVPDYQGGSIRLIFLQLLRDIERIRSYSWESAVLAFLYRELCNETRIEKAIISGPLFILQVWAWSRIIFVNPDMNGLSLTVRQNEFEENIPYAPYGARWSNVFSYTHSPTHAVRIIRDCFDRMTNVEFNWIVYNKKDVDVKAIISTYDNRIWRCVCPLICFDIVEMHRPDRVLRQFKMRQSIPRPAVDNDNLHTVNRTCHRNTDWREYHKDAIILWNEKLSNAARGELKEWVPG